Proteins encoded in a region of the Aulosira sp. FACHB-615 genome:
- a CDS encoding helix-turn-helix domain-containing protein produces the protein MTQEPVFEESSGNVFADLGLSNADELFTRGKIGIQVLRLLKQRNLKQREISELLGIPQPEVSHLMKGEFQRFSEGKLLIFLKRLDTEITLHLRSRHTQGEFVETVISL, from the coding sequence ATGACACAAGAACCAGTTTTTGAAGAAAGCAGTGGCAATGTGTTCGCTGACCTCGGTTTGTCAAATGCAGATGAACTTTTTACCAGGGGCAAAATAGGGATTCAGGTACTCCGCCTGCTGAAGCAGCGTAACCTTAAACAGCGTGAAATCAGCGAACTTCTTGGCATTCCGCAGCCAGAAGTATCTCATCTAATGAAAGGAGAGTTTCAACGGTTCAGTGAGGGAAAACTGCTCATTTTCCTGAAGCGACTTGATACTGAAATTACCTTGCATCTTCGTTCTCGTCACACTCAGGGCGAATTTGTTGAAACTGTCATATCACTATAG
- a CDS encoding DUF1517 domain-containing protein has translation MRKKLQQTIKPLLKTFFVLSLVLALALGHADGALAARSGGRIGGGSFRVPSSRTYTPRTYAPPGGGGYYAPYPGGGFGFPFLLPFWGIGGGFGGLFTILIFIAIANFLVQSFRRANSGGIDEVGYNSNPNVSVTRLQVGLLAQARDLQPALNKIAELADTNSPEGRAAVVQETSLALLRHPEYWVYGGGGTQQAKLNSAESQFNRLALAERSKFSEETLSNVNNQLKAALAKEALPASDELDNPTRLFTEGPGEYIIVTLLAATLGKFEIPAINSADDLRQALRQMGSIPGEQLLAIEVLWTPQAEGDTLTSDDLFAEYPDLKLM, from the coding sequence ATGCGTAAAAAACTACAACAAACCATCAAACCACTGTTAAAAACCTTCTTTGTCCTCAGCTTAGTATTAGCCTTAGCATTAGGTCATGCTGACGGGGCTTTAGCGGCTCGCAGTGGTGGTCGTATCGGTGGCGGTTCATTTAGAGTTCCTTCGAGCCGCACTTATACACCCCGTACCTACGCACCTCCTGGTGGTGGCGGATATTATGCTCCTTATCCTGGCGGTGGTTTTGGCTTTCCATTCCTATTACCGTTTTGGGGTATTGGCGGCGGATTTGGCGGTCTATTTACAATTCTAATTTTTATTGCGATCGCTAACTTCCTGGTTCAAAGTTTCCGTCGTGCTAACAGTGGCGGAATTGATGAAGTTGGTTATAACAGCAACCCCAATGTTTCTGTAACTCGCTTGCAAGTTGGTTTGTTAGCCCAAGCCCGCGATTTGCAACCCGCACTCAACAAAATTGCGGAACTGGCTGATACTAACTCTCCCGAAGGTAGAGCCGCAGTTGTGCAAGAAACTAGTCTAGCTTTACTCCGCCATCCAGAATATTGGGTCTATGGAGGTGGTGGTACACAACAAGCTAAATTAAATTCTGCGGAAAGTCAATTTAATCGTTTAGCCTTGGCAGAACGCAGCAAATTTAGTGAAGAAACTCTTTCTAACGTTAATAACCAACTCAAAGCTGCTTTAGCAAAAGAAGCCTTACCTGCTAGTGATGAACTCGACAACCCAACTCGCCTCTTCACTGAAGGCCCTGGGGAATATATTATCGTTACCTTGTTAGCAGCAACTCTCGGTAAATTTGAAATTCCCGCCATCAACTCTGCTGACGACTTACGCCAAGCTTTGCGCCAAATGGGTAGCATTCCTGGTGAACAATTGTTAGCAATTGAAGTTTTATGGACTCCTCAAGCTGAAGGTGATACCTTAACTTCTGATGATTTGTTCGCAGAATATCCTGATTTGAAATTGATGTAA
- a CDS encoding glycosyltransferase family 4 protein, which translates to MEHISQLAPNIREQTACPDILVISRQFLPQEAVISEYIYNRCVQDPERIIVLAASCAGDKKFDETQQFPVYRWPNSQYWLGKFWGNIFQPLMNLVGSFVLAIKLYFRYHYRYIEWGHSYEFPSILLLSYLLPIRFFIYLHGFDIRSVLGNPLWRSLFKLTLSRATGIVCNSAFTRDYLRNAFRLQTPTHVIHPIVRPEKFSAGTNPTHLDDLRVKIRQIYNIPETAIVILSVGRLVKPKSFERVIENLPLLLTVGIDVHYIICGQGAGESELQTLAQRLRVDQRVHFAGHVPESELAGYYGACDIFAMLTVNDSKARFIDGFGVTYLEASYFGKPVIASRLGSVIEVVSHEENGILVNPKSGYEVFQAFKRLCQNQQLREQLGRKGKELARRKTLHRMLYQEN; encoded by the coding sequence ATGGAACATATTTCTCAACTAGCGCCAAACATTAGAGAACAAACAGCATGTCCAGATATTTTAGTAATATCGCGTCAATTTTTACCACAAGAAGCGGTGATTAGCGAATATATCTATAACCGTTGTGTGCAAGATCCAGAACGGATTATTGTGTTGGCGGCTAGTTGTGCGGGCGATAAAAAATTTGATGAGACACAACAGTTTCCTGTCTATCGCTGGCCTAATTCTCAATACTGGCTAGGAAAATTTTGGGGAAATATTTTCCAGCCGTTGATGAATTTAGTTGGCTCATTTGTATTAGCAATTAAACTTTATTTTCGCTATCACTATCGTTATATAGAATGGGGACACAGTTACGAGTTTCCCTCAATATTATTATTGAGCTATCTATTACCTATCCGTTTTTTTATTTATTTACACGGTTTTGATATTCGCTCTGTTTTGGGCAATCCTTTATGGCGATCGCTCTTTAAGTTAACATTATCCCGTGCCACAGGCATTGTTTGTAACAGCGCCTTTACAAGAGATTACCTCAGAAACGCATTCCGGTTACAAACTCCTACCCATGTTATTCATCCCATAGTTAGACCAGAAAAATTTAGCGCCGGGACAAACCCAACTCATCTTGATGATTTACGGGTCAAGATACGCCAAATTTACAACATTCCCGAAACAGCAATTGTCATTCTTTCCGTGGGAAGACTAGTAAAACCGAAAAGCTTTGAACGAGTAATTGAGAATCTCCCCTTATTACTGACTGTGGGGATAGATGTTCACTATATAATTTGTGGTCAAGGTGCTGGTGAGTCGGAATTGCAGACTCTTGCACAACGTTTGCGGGTAGACCAACGGGTACACTTTGCTGGTCACGTACCAGAAAGCGAGTTAGCAGGTTATTATGGGGCTTGTGATATCTTTGCGATGCTGACTGTGAATGATAGCAAAGCAAGATTTATTGATGGTTTTGGGGTGACATATCTAGAAGCCAGTTACTTTGGTAAGCCTGTAATTGCTTCCCGGTTAGGTTCTGTGATTGAGGTAGTGAGTCACGAAGAAAACGGTATTTTAGTCAACCCAAAATCTGGCTATGAAGTTTTTCAAGCCTTTAAACGCTTGTGTCAAAACCAGCAATTGCGAGAACAACTCGGTCGCAAAGGTAAAGAATTAGCGAGGCGCAAAACTCTTCACCGGATGCTTTATCAAGAAAATTAA
- the thiS gene encoding sulfur carrier protein ThiS, translating into MSEQITLQVNGETRSCSSPSLLPDLLQQLGFNPRLVAVEYNGEILHRQFWSQTIVQPGDRLEVVTIVGGG; encoded by the coding sequence ATGTCCGAGCAAATTACCCTTCAGGTAAATGGAGAAACCCGCAGTTGTTCATCTCCATCGTTGTTACCCGATTTACTACAACAATTGGGTTTCAATCCGCGCTTAGTGGCGGTGGAGTATAACGGGGAAATTTTGCATCGCCAATTTTGGTCACAAACGATTGTACAGCCAGGCGATCGCTTGGAAGTTGTTACCATTGTCGGCGGTGGTTAA
- a CDS encoding thiamine phosphate synthase: MKEADYYESTNGVVVMVEPYSQQEQIQQIVYRILDANLDRTREGLRIIEEWCRFGLNNAQLAGECKYLRQELAKWHTAEIRAARDTVGDIGTDLSHPQEEQRASIKSLLQANFCRVQEALRVLEEYGKLYSSNMGKAFKQMRYRVYTLESSLMGYQRHQLLWRSHLYLVTSPSDNLFATVESALKGGLTLVQYRDKNSDDTVRLEQATILRQLCHAYGALLIMNDRVDLALAVDADGVHLGQQDMPIALARQLLGTQRIIGRSTTNSEEMHRAINEGADYIGVGPIYETPTKAGKAAAGLEYVRYAAQNSPIPWFAIGGIDANNINDVIDAGAERVAVVRSLMQAEQPTLVTQYLLSQLNRVRPQSEIIQN, encoded by the coding sequence ATGAAAGAGGCTGACTATTATGAAAGCACTAATGGAGTTGTGGTAATGGTCGAGCCGTATAGCCAACAAGAGCAAATACAGCAAATTGTTTACCGCATATTAGATGCTAATTTAGACCGCACTCGTGAAGGTTTACGCATCATCGAGGAGTGGTGTCGTTTTGGGTTGAATAATGCCCAGTTAGCTGGAGAATGTAAATACCTGCGACAAGAGTTAGCAAAGTGGCATACAGCAGAAATCCGGGCAGCGCGAGATACAGTAGGTGATATCGGCACTGATTTATCTCATCCCCAAGAAGAACAACGCGCTAGTATTAAGTCGCTGTTGCAAGCTAACTTTTGCCGTGTTCAAGAAGCATTGCGGGTGTTGGAAGAATATGGCAAGCTATATAGCTCCAATATGGGCAAAGCTTTTAAGCAGATGCGCTATCGGGTTTATACCCTAGAAAGTAGTTTAATGGGGTATCAACGTCATCAGTTATTGTGGCGATCGCATTTATATTTAGTCACATCTCCATCAGACAATTTATTCGCCACTGTAGAATCTGCACTCAAAGGCGGATTGACTTTAGTCCAGTACCGCGATAAAAATTCCGATGATACTGTGCGGCTGGAACAAGCAACTATACTCAGACAGCTATGTCATGCTTATGGCGCTTTGCTGATTATGAACGATCGCGTCGATTTAGCCTTAGCTGTAGATGCTGATGGTGTACATCTAGGGCAACAAGATATGCCTATAGCCTTGGCGCGTCAATTATTGGGGACACAGCGCATAATTGGCCGTTCTACCACTAATTCGGAAGAAATGCACAGAGCCATTAACGAAGGTGCAGATTATATCGGTGTCGGCCCTATTTACGAAACTCCTACCAAAGCAGGTAAAGCCGCAGCCGGCTTAGAATATGTCCGCTACGCCGCCCAAAATAGCCCTATCCCTTGGTTTGCCATTGGCGGCATTGATGCCAATAATATCAATGATGTCATTGATGCTGGTGCCGAAAGGGTAGCAGTAGTGCGATCGCTCATGCAAGCCGAACAGCCAACGCTTGTTACCCAATACTTGCTGTCTCAACTAAATCGCGTCAGACCACAATCAGAAATCATTCAAAATTAA
- a CDS encoding DUF1565 domain-containing protein has protein sequence MVSPNVSGQHYRLALKLITIDQLHPSLNLAIPIAFGYSLLLCMFGMGVASLTLLAINNSAVAQMPSLPNRMPLGERPISQVNVLFVNPSIGDDTTGNGSDRTPLKTITQALRVAQGNTVIMLAPGNYSEETGETFPLILRPGISIQGDAANKGSGITIQGGGLYLSRSYGGQNVTIVGANQTELTGVSVTNANPRGYGLWIESSNPVVSENTFIGSTQDGVAVSGNGAPTISKNYFYRNGANGITLSGSSQAKVQDNVFQETGYGVNITQNAAPVVIGNQIQNNRSGILVQGKARPIVRNNVIADSKEDGLVAIAQAMPDVGNTTEAGSNEFRNNARYDINASAVQQAIAATGNTLTSNKITGKVDLNAPATTVVDNPQPTTPNTTISTIPTNPEITVSPTEVAPTPNPVAKLPTTTIKPKSPQQLQLTPPRGGFPVPSSLVGTQPVTNTPPASTAQPASSQFNYVQIDRNTIEFTAPASVPNTTISPGSAALLPVPDGNVPLGNTANLRKVPLPQTNTNTYTQSYLPPTNNTRYRVIVEVANEQEQELVKFVAPGAFSTIWKGRRVMQAGVFSNRYNADEMLKNLTNNGLRTIIEPLN, from the coding sequence ATGGTGTCCCCCAATGTATCAGGTCAACATTATAGACTGGCGCTCAAGCTGATAACCATTGATCAACTGCATCCATCTTTAAACTTAGCTATACCGATAGCTTTTGGTTACTCACTTTTGCTGTGTATGTTTGGTATGGGAGTGGCGAGTTTAACTTTGCTGGCAATTAATAATAGTGCCGTTGCTCAGATGCCATCTCTACCGAATAGAATGCCCCTGGGTGAAAGACCAATTTCTCAGGTTAATGTACTGTTTGTCAACCCAAGTATCGGGGATGACACCACAGGTAATGGTAGCGATCGCACGCCGCTAAAAACTATTACCCAAGCTTTGCGTGTTGCTCAAGGCAATACAGTCATTATGCTGGCTCCGGGTAATTACAGTGAAGAAACTGGAGAAACCTTTCCTTTAATACTGCGCCCTGGGATTTCCATTCAAGGTGATGCAGCTAACAAAGGTAGTGGAATTACAATTCAAGGTGGTGGATTGTACCTGAGCCGCAGTTATGGCGGACAGAATGTCACGATTGTGGGTGCAAATCAAACTGAATTAACAGGGGTGAGTGTGACGAATGCTAATCCCCGTGGTTATGGTTTGTGGATTGAATCAAGTAACCCTGTAGTCTCTGAAAATACATTTATAGGAAGTACCCAAGACGGTGTAGCGGTGAGTGGTAATGGCGCACCGACAATTAGTAAAAATTATTTTTATCGAAACGGAGCTAATGGTATTACCCTGAGTGGTAGTTCTCAGGCAAAAGTGCAAGACAATGTTTTTCAAGAAACTGGTTATGGCGTAAATATTACCCAAAATGCCGCGCCTGTGGTTATAGGTAATCAAATACAAAACAATCGTTCGGGAATTTTAGTCCAAGGCAAAGCCCGTCCCATTGTCCGCAATAATGTAATTGCCGATAGTAAAGAAGATGGTTTAGTAGCGATCGCCCAAGCTATGCCAGACGTAGGTAATACTACAGAGGCTGGTAGTAATGAATTTCGTAATAATGCCCGCTATGATATCAATGCTAGCGCAGTTCAACAGGCGATCGCTGCCACTGGCAATACTTTAACTAGCAACAAAATTACAGGTAAAGTCGATCTGAACGCGCCAGCTACGACTGTTGTAGATAACCCCCAACCAACCACACCAAACACAACTATTTCAACTATTCCCACCAATCCAGAAATTACTGTTTCTCCCACTGAAGTTGCTCCCACACCCAATCCCGTCGCCAAATTACCCACTACAACCATCAAACCCAAATCCCCCCAACAACTACAACTAACTCCTCCCCGTGGCGGCTTCCCAGTTCCCAGCAGCTTAGTAGGAACCCAACCAGTAACAAACACCCCGCCGGCTTCTACAGCCCAACCAGCATCATCACAGTTCAACTACGTGCAGATTGACAGGAACACCATTGAATTTACTGCACCTGCGTCAGTCCCCAATACAACCATTTCTCCCGGTAGTGCAGCTTTGTTACCCGTTCCTGATGGTAACGTTCCCCTGGGTAATACTGCCAACCTGCGAAAAGTCCCGCTTCCCCAAACCAATACAAATACATACACTCAAAGTTATTTACCGCCTACCAACAACACACGTTACCGCGTCATTGTTGAAGTAGCCAACGAACAAGAACAGGAATTAGTAAAATTTGTCGCCCCTGGTGCATTTTCTACCATCTGGAAAGGGCGCAGGGTGATGCAAGCAGGCGTATTTAGTAATCGTTATAACGCTGATGAGATGTTAAAAAATCTCACTAACAATGGCTTACGCACTATTATTGAACCGTTGAATTAA
- a CDS encoding L,D-transpeptidase, protein MRTQTSNVGIRRSGNFCTGVALLLATFFSSALPTTADPNSVIAAAASLNNNNIQISDSRQLSQTRRIEIDLSQQRLRAWDGQKLVYSFPVSTGKRATPTPIGRFHIQSKHRTNRMRGRGYDIPDVPYTMYFYEGYAIHGAYWHNRFGTPVSHGCVNLPVKQARKLYNWTKPGTLVIVKR, encoded by the coding sequence ATGCGAACCCAAACTAGTAATGTTGGAATTCGTCGCTCAGGAAATTTTTGTACAGGTGTGGCGCTGCTGTTAGCAACTTTTTTCTCCTCGGCGCTACCAACAACGGCTGATCCCAATTCTGTGATAGCAGCAGCCGCCTCACTCAATAACAACAACATTCAAATATCTGACAGTCGGCAACTGTCTCAAACTCGCCGCATTGAAATTGATTTATCTCAGCAGCGTTTACGTGCCTGGGATGGCCAAAAGCTAGTTTATTCCTTCCCTGTATCTACTGGTAAACGAGCTACCCCTACACCCATTGGTAGATTTCATATCCAGTCGAAACATCGCACTAATAGAATGCGGGGTAGAGGTTACGACATTCCTGATGTTCCTTATACAATGTATTTTTATGAAGGTTATGCAATTCATGGTGCTTATTGGCATAACCGTTTTGGCACTCCCGTCAGCCACGGTTGCGTGAATTTACCAGTCAAGCAAGCGCGGAAATTGTACAACTGGACAAAGCCAGGAACTTTAGTAATTGTGAAACGCTAA
- the aroC gene encoding chorismate synthase yields the protein MGNTFGHLFRITTFGESHGGGVGVVIDGCPPQLEITAAEIQFELDRRRPGQSKITTPRKEADTCEILSGVFEGKTLGTPIAILVRNKDTRSQDYDEMAVKYRPSHADATYDAKYGIRNWQGGGRSSARETIGRVAAGAIAKKILRQVANLEVIGYVKRIKDLEGIVDPNTVTLEQVESNIVRCPDAECANRMIELIEQTGRQGDSIGGVVECVARNVPKGLGEPVFDKLEADIAKAVMSLPASKGFEIGSGFAGTLLTGIEHNDEFYIDENGEIRTVTNRSGGIQGGISNGENIILRVAFKPTATIRKEQKTVTSEGEETVLAGKGRHDPCVLPRAVPMVEAMVALVLCDHLLRNHGQCKVL from the coding sequence ATGGGCAATACTTTTGGGCATCTGTTTCGCATTACTACTTTTGGTGAATCCCACGGCGGCGGTGTGGGAGTTGTCATTGATGGTTGTCCTCCGCAACTGGAAATCACAGCAGCAGAAATTCAGTTTGAGTTAGACAGGCGGCGGCCAGGACAAAGTAAGATTACCACGCCGCGCAAGGAAGCAGACACCTGTGAGATTTTGTCTGGGGTGTTTGAAGGAAAAACTCTAGGTACACCGATCGCAATTTTAGTGCGGAATAAAGACACGCGATCGCAAGACTATGATGAGATGGCGGTGAAATATCGTCCTTCCCATGCAGATGCAACCTATGATGCTAAATACGGAATTCGGAATTGGCAAGGCGGCGGTAGGTCTTCGGCGCGTGAGACAATTGGTAGAGTCGCCGCAGGTGCGATCGCTAAAAAAATTCTCCGACAAGTTGCTAATCTAGAAGTGATTGGTTATGTCAAACGCATCAAAGATTTAGAAGGCATTGTTGACCCTAATACCGTCACTTTAGAACAAGTAGAAAGCAACATTGTTCGCTGTCCTGATGCAGAATGCGCCAATCGCATGATTGAGTTAATCGAGCAAACTGGCAGACAAGGTGATTCTATTGGCGGTGTGGTAGAGTGTGTTGCTCGTAACGTACCGAAAGGTTTAGGCGAACCAGTATTTGATAAGTTAGAAGCTGATATTGCTAAAGCCGTGATGTCACTTCCTGCTAGTAAAGGTTTTGAAATTGGTTCTGGTTTTGCTGGGACATTATTAACAGGCATTGAACATAACGACGAATTTTATATTGATGAAAATGGTGAAATTCGGACTGTAACTAATCGTTCTGGTGGTATTCAAGGCGGTATTTCCAACGGCGAAAATATCATTTTACGAGTTGCTTTTAAACCCACCGCCACTATTAGAAAAGAACAAAAAACCGTCACCAGTGAAGGTGAAGAAACAGTATTAGCCGGCAAAGGCAGACATGATCCTTGTGTGTTACCCCGTGCTGTACCAATGGTAGAAGCAATGGTGGCGCTGGTGCTATGTGACCATTTATTGCGAAATCACGGACAGTGTAAAGTGTTGTAA
- a CDS encoding SemiSWEET transporter, translating to MDFLTILGLVAGGLTTIAFLPQMFKIWKSKSAKDVSFVMLITFMSGLLLWLIYGITLQALPIIIANAISFIFNLIILCLKLKYKSN from the coding sequence ATGGATTTTTTGACAATTTTAGGGTTAGTTGCTGGGGGATTAACTACCATTGCATTTCTGCCCCAGATGTTTAAAATATGGAAAAGCAAATCAGCAAAAGATGTATCTTTTGTAATGTTGATTACATTTATGAGTGGTTTATTATTGTGGCTAATTTATGGCATTACTTTACAAGCCTTGCCTATTATTATCGCTAATGCCATATCATTTATATTTAACCTGATAATTTTATGTTTAAAACTGAAGTATAAATCAAATTAA
- a CDS encoding ABC transporter ATP-binding protein, translating into MTSVIDTPESQPQPTGVPPVVATFDLRKVYRTGFWLNQKIVSLKGCSLTVYRGETFGLLGPNGAGKTTLLKLLLGIIRPTAGRGLLLGKPLGDRQVKQSIGYLPENPYLYDYLTGWEFLELAAGIFQIPRSFQRKRIPELLELVGLPVADARKKQMRRYSKGMLQRVGMAQALVNDPEVIFLDEPMSGLDPLGRYQMREIILGLKAAGKTIFFNSHILSEVEQICDRIAILAKGELVCAGSLDELLGNNHAYQIKGKGGDKEVLHKWLSNLTFSHNGSWQGTLAEDYYDFLDSLRLMEGKIISFDLARHSLEDFFIQKIQQQNTSVQ; encoded by the coding sequence ATGACATCTGTTATTGATACTCCAGAATCTCAACCGCAACCTACGGGTGTTCCGCCAGTTGTTGCAACTTTTGATTTGCGAAAAGTTTATCGTACTGGCTTTTGGTTGAATCAAAAGATAGTATCTCTCAAAGGCTGTTCTTTGACGGTTTATCGGGGGGAAACTTTTGGGTTGTTGGGGCCGAATGGTGCGGGGAAAACGACTTTATTAAAATTATTGTTGGGAATTATTCGTCCAACTGCGGGACGGGGATTATTATTAGGTAAACCATTGGGCGATCGCCAAGTCAAGCAAAGTATCGGCTATCTGCCAGAAAACCCTTATTTATATGATTATCTCACTGGCTGGGAATTTTTAGAGTTAGCGGCGGGAATCTTCCAAATTCCGAGGAGTTTCCAGCGTAAGCGCATTCCAGAACTGTTAGAATTAGTCGGTTTACCTGTAGCAGATGCCCGCAAAAAACAAATGCGGCGTTATTCTAAGGGTATGTTACAGCGTGTGGGTATGGCGCAGGCGTTAGTTAATGACCCAGAAGTGATATTTCTGGATGAACCGATGTCTGGTCTTGACCCCCTGGGACGCTACCAAATGCGGGAAATTATCTTAGGCTTAAAAGCCGCCGGGAAGACTATCTTTTTTAATAGTCACATTCTGAGTGAAGTTGAGCAAATTTGCGATCGCATCGCCATTCTCGCCAAAGGTGAATTAGTTTGTGCTGGTTCTCTGGATGAATTGTTAGGCAATAATCATGCTTACCAAATCAAAGGTAAAGGTGGTGACAAAGAAGTGCTGCACAAATGGCTATCTAACTTGACATTTAGCCATAATGGTTCTTGGCAAGGCACTTTAGCAGAGGACTACTATGATTTTCTCGATAGTCTTCGCTTAATGGAAGGTAAAATTATTTCTTTTGATTTAGCGCGACATTCCTTAGAAGACTTTTTTATTCAAAAGATTCAACAGCAAAATACATCTGTTCAGTAA
- a CDS encoding polysaccharide biosynthesis/export family protein — MFNTGLLKFLTQSSMGVAFCTAINFAVSPVSLAQGQPVLPTAKPVIPTSQTIPPNRTPVIPTLQQVSPATSQQLDTTYTLGGGDRIRVNVFEVPEYTGEYQIPPGGAITLPLIGSVPLQGLTTEQASDEIARRYSRYLKRPLISVNLLSSRPINIFVAGEVTRPGSYTLTLSGGAGDNPGVQYPTVLAALTTAQGVTLAADVTQVEVRRKVGRSGEQRVTLNLKEAVQTGQVGQDITLRDGDTIFVPTASSFDKAEARNLAASNFAASPSTPRTVAIIGEVNRPGSYLVTTGGGGAEGGAGGLPTVTRAIQLAGGITGQADIRSLKLRRPTRTGSEQTIDINLWQLLQSGDVNQDIIVQDGDTIVIPTATDLTAAEATQLANTTLSPNTIQVGVVGEVKRPGSTDLKPNSSLNQALLAAGGFNDARASRGAVDLIRLNPDGSVTKRVVKINFADGINEATNPILRNNDVIVVSRNGLTKTSETLGAIASPFGIIFNFLRLFGL; from the coding sequence ATGTTTAACACAGGTTTATTGAAATTCCTCACCCAGTCATCTATGGGTGTGGCTTTTTGCACAGCTATCAATTTCGCTGTGTCGCCCGTCAGCCTAGCTCAGGGACAACCAGTATTACCAACTGCAAAGCCAGTAATTCCAACTTCACAAACAATCCCGCCGAATAGAACACCTGTTATCCCAACGCTACAACAAGTCTCACCAGCAACATCTCAACAATTAGATACAACTTATACTTTGGGTGGCGGCGATCGCATCCGGGTGAATGTATTTGAAGTACCAGAATACACAGGAGAATATCAAATTCCTCCCGGTGGAGCCATTACTTTACCTTTAATTGGTAGTGTGCCATTGCAGGGTTTAACCACTGAACAAGCATCGGATGAAATTGCTAGAAGGTACTCCCGCTATCTCAAACGACCGTTAATTTCTGTCAACCTGTTATCATCCCGCCCGATTAACATTTTTGTGGCGGGAGAAGTCACAAGACCAGGTTCTTATACTCTCACCCTCAGTGGTGGTGCAGGAGATAACCCTGGCGTACAATACCCAACCGTATTAGCAGCGTTAACGACAGCCCAAGGTGTAACTCTAGCCGCAGATGTCACCCAAGTAGAAGTACGACGCAAAGTTGGCAGAAGTGGGGAACAGCGCGTTACCCTCAACTTAAAAGAGGCTGTACAAACTGGTCAAGTCGGTCAAGATATTACATTACGGGATGGTGATACCATCTTTGTTCCAACTGCATCTAGCTTCGACAAAGCTGAAGCCCGTAATTTAGCCGCCAGCAACTTTGCAGCTAGTCCCAGCACACCCCGCACAGTCGCCATTATTGGTGAAGTTAACCGTCCCGGTTCTTACTTGGTGACGACAGGTGGCGGTGGTGCAGAAGGAGGAGCAGGTGGTTTACCTACTGTCACCAGAGCCATTCAATTAGCGGGTGGAATCACCGGACAAGCCGATATTCGCAGTCTGAAACTCCGCCGCCCCACCAGAACTGGTAGTGAACAAACTATTGATATCAATCTCTGGCAATTACTCCAGAGTGGTGATGTCAATCAAGATATTATTGTCCAGGACGGAGATACGATTGTTATCCCCACTGCTACTGATCTTACTGCCGCAGAAGCAACTCAATTGGCGAATACAACTTTATCTCCAAACACTATCCAAGTTGGTGTGGTGGGTGAAGTCAAACGGCCAGGCTCTACAGACCTTAAACCGAATAGTTCTTTAAACCAAGCTCTATTAGCTGCTGGTGGTTTTAATGATGCCCGCGCCAGCAGAGGGGCTGTAGATTTGATTCGACTAAATCCTGATGGTTCTGTCACCAAACGGGTAGTCAAAATCAATTTTGCTGATGGTATTAATGAGGCGACTAATCCCATTCTGCGAAATAATGATGTGATAGTAGTGAGTCGTAATGGTCTGACTAAGACTAGTGAAACTTTAGGTGCGATCGCTAGTCCCTTTGGAATTATCTTTAATTTCCTCAGATTATTTGGACTTTAA